From the genome of Gracilinanus agilis isolate LMUSP501 chromosome 2, AgileGrace, whole genome shotgun sequence, one region includes:
- the RETSAT gene encoding all-trans-retinol 13,14-reductase isoform X2: MHSQEKLVPTFRKKRGPQLFLRRFSLPGAFSANHVPDQLDAVVIGSGIGGLATAALLAKVGKKVLVLEQHTKAGGCCHTFGQDGLEFDTGIHYVGQLNEGSYSRFLLDQITEGQLDWAPLDSPFDIMVLDGPSGRRKFPMYSGEKAFVQGLKEKFPHEEAAIDKYMKMVKEVTKGTSHMILLKIIPLPVVKLLDKLGVLAFFSPFLRASTQSLEEVLNQLPASPDLKAVLSYIFPTYGVTPKNASFSMHAILVNHYKNGAFYPRGGSSEIAFHIIPVIQRAGGAVLTRAKVESVLLDSAGRACGVSVKKGRDLVNVFAPIVISSAGIFNTYERLLPERARSLSGIQSQLGMVRHGPSALCIFICLQGSKSDLGLEANNYFVYFDSDMDKAVQRYLSLPRDEAAAHIPYFFISSPSAKDPAWEARFPDRSTVIMLLPAQYDWFEEWRDEPQGKRGSDYEALKDSFIEASLPFLMKLYPQMEGKVTSVSAGSPLSNRFFLAAPRGELYGIDHDLSRLQPRVMATMRPQTPIPNLYLTGQDVLTCGFFGALHGAMLCSSTILQRNLYQDLGRLRSQVLAARPKKLN; the protein is encoded by the exons CTTTCTCTGCCAACCACGTGCCAGACCAGCTGGATGCGGTAGTGATCGGAAGTGGCATCGGGGGCCTGGCAACGGCGGCCCTCCTCGCCAAAGTGGGCAAGAAAGTCCTGGTGCTGGAGCAGCACACCAAGGCTGGTGGTTGCTGCCATACCTTTGGCCAGGATGGTCTGGAATTTGACACAG GAATCCACTACGTGGGGCAGTTGAATGAGGGCAGCTATAGCCGCTTCCTCCTGGACCAGATCACGGAGGGGCAGCTGGACTGGGCTCCCTTGGACTCTCCCTTTGACATCATGGTGCTGGATGGACCCAGTGGCAGGAGGAAGTTCCCCATGTACTCTGGGGAGAAAGCCTTTGTTCAGGGCCTCAAGGAAAAGTTCCCTCATGAAGAAGCTGCCATTGACAAGTACATGAAGATGGTGAAG gaGGTGACAAAAGGAACCTCTCACATGATCCTGCTGAAGATCATCCCTTTGCCCGTGGTGAAGCTGCTGGACAAGTTGGGGGTCCTggcctttttctcccctttcttgaGAGCCTCCACCCAGAGCTTAGAGGAGGTGCTCAACCAGCTGCCTGCCTCCCCAGACCTCAAAGCCGTGCTCAGCTACATCTTTCCCACCTACG GCGTGACCCCCAAGAATGCCAGTTTCTCTATGCACGCCATCCTGGTGAACCACTACAAGAATGGAGCGTTTTACCCTCGTGGAGGCTCCAGTGAAATCGCTTTTCACATTATCCCAGTGATTCAGCGGGCTGGGGGCGCAGTCCTGACCAGGGCAAAGGTGGAGAGTGTGCTGCTGGATTCTGCTGGAAGAGCCTGTG GTGTCAGTGTGAAGAAGGGCCGAGATCTGGTGAACGTCTTTGCCCCCATTGTGATCTCCAGTGCGGGAATATTTAACACCTACGAGCGCTTGCTGCCCGAGAGGGCCCGCAGTTTGTCAG GTATACAGTCCCAGTTAGGAATGGTGCGTCATGGCCCGTCTGCGCTCTGTATCTTCATCTGCCTCCAGGGCTCCAAGAGTGACCTGGGTCTGGAAGCCAACAACTACTTTGTCTACTTTGACTCAGACATGGACAAGGC GGTGCAGAGATACCTCTCCCTACCGAGGGACGAAGCTGCGGCCCACATTCCCTATTTCTTCATCTCGTCACCATCAGCCAAAGACCCAGCGTGGGAGGCCAGATTCCCAG ACCGGTCCACTGTGATCATGCTGCTGCCTGCCCAATATGACTGGTTTGAGGAGTGGCGGGACGAGCCCCAGGGCAAGAGGGGGAGCGACTACGAGGCCCTGAAAGACTCCTTCATAGAAGCTTCTCTGCCCTTTTTGATGAAACTGTACCCTCAGATGGAGGGAAAG gtGACCAGCGTCTCCGCAGGCTCCCCTCTCAGCAACCGCTTCTTCCTGGCTGCCCCCCGGGGAGAGCTCTACGGGATTGACCACGACCTGAGCCGTCTGCAGCCCCGTGTCATGGCCACCATGCGGCCGCAGACGCCCATCCCCAACCTCTACCTTACAG GGCAGGATGTGCTCACTTGTGGGTTTTTTGGAGCCCTCCATGGGGCTATGTTGTGCAGTAGCACCATCCTGCAGCGGAACTTGTATCAGGACCTTGGGCGGCTCCGATCTCAGGTCTTAGCTGCCAGGCCCAAGAAGCTGAATTAG
- the RETSAT gene encoding all-trans-retinol 13,14-reductase isoform X1, whose protein sequence is MVWTWIALALVLAAGIARLVAWSRRFILGGGGPSPFDKDVRRPPEALVTEREVRKGVLKQAFSANHVPDQLDAVVIGSGIGGLATAALLAKVGKKVLVLEQHTKAGGCCHTFGQDGLEFDTGIHYVGQLNEGSYSRFLLDQITEGQLDWAPLDSPFDIMVLDGPSGRRKFPMYSGEKAFVQGLKEKFPHEEAAIDKYMKMVKEVTKGTSHMILLKIIPLPVVKLLDKLGVLAFFSPFLRASTQSLEEVLNQLPASPDLKAVLSYIFPTYGVTPKNASFSMHAILVNHYKNGAFYPRGGSSEIAFHIIPVIQRAGGAVLTRAKVESVLLDSAGRACGVSVKKGRDLVNVFAPIVISSAGIFNTYERLLPERARSLSGIQSQLGMVRHGPSALCIFICLQGSKSDLGLEANNYFVYFDSDMDKAVQRYLSLPRDEAAAHIPYFFISSPSAKDPAWEARFPDRSTVIMLLPAQYDWFEEWRDEPQGKRGSDYEALKDSFIEASLPFLMKLYPQMEGKVTSVSAGSPLSNRFFLAAPRGELYGIDHDLSRLQPRVMATMRPQTPIPNLYLTGQDVLTCGFFGALHGAMLCSSTILQRNLYQDLGRLRSQVLAARPKKLN, encoded by the exons CTTTCTCTGCCAACCACGTGCCAGACCAGCTGGATGCGGTAGTGATCGGAAGTGGCATCGGGGGCCTGGCAACGGCGGCCCTCCTCGCCAAAGTGGGCAAGAAAGTCCTGGTGCTGGAGCAGCACACCAAGGCTGGTGGTTGCTGCCATACCTTTGGCCAGGATGGTCTGGAATTTGACACAG GAATCCACTACGTGGGGCAGTTGAATGAGGGCAGCTATAGCCGCTTCCTCCTGGACCAGATCACGGAGGGGCAGCTGGACTGGGCTCCCTTGGACTCTCCCTTTGACATCATGGTGCTGGATGGACCCAGTGGCAGGAGGAAGTTCCCCATGTACTCTGGGGAGAAAGCCTTTGTTCAGGGCCTCAAGGAAAAGTTCCCTCATGAAGAAGCTGCCATTGACAAGTACATGAAGATGGTGAAG gaGGTGACAAAAGGAACCTCTCACATGATCCTGCTGAAGATCATCCCTTTGCCCGTGGTGAAGCTGCTGGACAAGTTGGGGGTCCTggcctttttctcccctttcttgaGAGCCTCCACCCAGAGCTTAGAGGAGGTGCTCAACCAGCTGCCTGCCTCCCCAGACCTCAAAGCCGTGCTCAGCTACATCTTTCCCACCTACG GCGTGACCCCCAAGAATGCCAGTTTCTCTATGCACGCCATCCTGGTGAACCACTACAAGAATGGAGCGTTTTACCCTCGTGGAGGCTCCAGTGAAATCGCTTTTCACATTATCCCAGTGATTCAGCGGGCTGGGGGCGCAGTCCTGACCAGGGCAAAGGTGGAGAGTGTGCTGCTGGATTCTGCTGGAAGAGCCTGTG GTGTCAGTGTGAAGAAGGGCCGAGATCTGGTGAACGTCTTTGCCCCCATTGTGATCTCCAGTGCGGGAATATTTAACACCTACGAGCGCTTGCTGCCCGAGAGGGCCCGCAGTTTGTCAG GTATACAGTCCCAGTTAGGAATGGTGCGTCATGGCCCGTCTGCGCTCTGTATCTTCATCTGCCTCCAGGGCTCCAAGAGTGACCTGGGTCTGGAAGCCAACAACTACTTTGTCTACTTTGACTCAGACATGGACAAGGC GGTGCAGAGATACCTCTCCCTACCGAGGGACGAAGCTGCGGCCCACATTCCCTATTTCTTCATCTCGTCACCATCAGCCAAAGACCCAGCGTGGGAGGCCAGATTCCCAG ACCGGTCCACTGTGATCATGCTGCTGCCTGCCCAATATGACTGGTTTGAGGAGTGGCGGGACGAGCCCCAGGGCAAGAGGGGGAGCGACTACGAGGCCCTGAAAGACTCCTTCATAGAAGCTTCTCTGCCCTTTTTGATGAAACTGTACCCTCAGATGGAGGGAAAG gtGACCAGCGTCTCCGCAGGCTCCCCTCTCAGCAACCGCTTCTTCCTGGCTGCCCCCCGGGGAGAGCTCTACGGGATTGACCACGACCTGAGCCGTCTGCAGCCCCGTGTCATGGCCACCATGCGGCCGCAGACGCCCATCCCCAACCTCTACCTTACAG GGCAGGATGTGCTCACTTGTGGGTTTTTTGGAGCCCTCCATGGGGCTATGTTGTGCAGTAGCACCATCCTGCAGCGGAACTTGTATCAGGACCTTGGGCGGCTCCGATCTCAGGTCTTAGCTGCCAGGCCCAAGAAGCTGAATTAG